In the Oxobacter pfennigii genome, one interval contains:
- a CDS encoding flavin monoamine oxidase family protein, whose translation MHSTPTNGPQPVPLPKNPTDEQRHKIIYNSLVEAGRPEDYENIVGLLRPPQDITRSISPGEFKAIKVGIIGGGLAGMAAAFELRKLGFDITVFEPITERVGGRIYTYYFDNGKKLYGELGAGRIPASHETVWHYINLFKLDTLPIISENSNSFIYVREVRVRADNKGQNVRHQIYPLFNLTVEETNTQWPELYDQVTKHYLSNLPPEVRKQLLMTLPRYDYRLEALQDISIRQAMQQYGLSLDAVNMITSVMPTVGALLDNSYAAELHSEYSLDYMNPYRISGGMLNLPLAFYNSLTSPNPSEYPGIPQDALGSVNWKGGFIVTGIFKSASNGKVAIRYMRTTVPEDIFEDFDYVLCAAPYPTLRPMDISPVFTPRKMQAIKQVYYQDAQRTLFLCRERFWERLGIYRGSSYTDEIIQMIIYPQDHALCSQSSPGCSPGEPGVLIASYNIGQDADSLGNFLPMEKYLYLRNKVEKVHGLPRWSLDFNKIVSGFKTINWSSEPYFFGAFQFFLPGQQRDFLYISTIPEYGNRVFFAGEHTSPKNGWLQGALQSGMIAAKDIAYYGIIHKYQR comes from the coding sequence ATGCATTCAACTCCTACAAATGGCCCTCAGCCAGTTCCTTTGCCTAAAAATCCAACAGATGAACAAAGACATAAAATTATTTACAACTCCCTCGTTGAAGCCGGAAGGCCCGAGGATTACGAAAACATTGTAGGGCTCTTACGCCCACCTCAAGATATAACCCGTTCTATAAGTCCTGGAGAATTTAAGGCCATCAAAGTAGGTATAATCGGTGGTGGTCTTGCAGGCATGGCCGCCGCCTTTGAACTGCGGAAACTCGGCTTTGATATTACCGTCTTTGAACCCATAACTGAAAGGGTCGGCGGAAGGATATACACTTATTATTTTGATAACGGAAAAAAGCTGTACGGGGAACTCGGAGCAGGAAGAATACCTGCATCCCATGAAACAGTATGGCACTACATCAACCTCTTCAAATTGGATACATTACCGATAATTTCAGAGAACTCCAATAGTTTTATATATGTTAGGGAAGTAAGAGTAAGGGCTGATAATAAAGGGCAAAATGTACGCCATCAAATTTATCCTCTCTTCAATTTAACCGTTGAGGAAACTAATACTCAATGGCCGGAGCTATATGATCAGGTTACAAAACACTACCTGTCCAATCTGCCCCCTGAAGTGAGAAAACAACTGCTCATGACATTACCAAGGTATGATTATAGGTTGGAGGCCCTGCAGGATATCAGTATCCGCCAGGCTATGCAGCAATATGGTTTGAGCCTTGACGCAGTTAATATGATTACAAGCGTCATGCCTACCGTAGGGGCATTACTGGACAACAGTTATGCAGCTGAGCTGCATAGTGAATATTCGCTGGATTATATGAATCCATACAGGATATCCGGAGGGATGCTGAATCTTCCTCTGGCATTTTATAATTCACTGACATCTCCAAATCCTTCAGAATATCCGGGCATACCACAGGATGCTCTAGGGAGTGTCAATTGGAAGGGTGGATTTATTGTAACCGGAATTTTTAAATCGGCCTCAAATGGAAAAGTAGCTATACGGTACATGCGCACAACTGTTCCAGAAGATATTTTCGAAGATTTTGATTATGTTCTTTGTGCGGCACCTTATCCGACACTAAGGCCAATGGATATTTCCCCGGTCTTTACTCCTAGGAAGATGCAGGCAATTAAGCAGGTGTATTATCAGGATGCCCAGAGAACACTTTTCCTCTGCAGGGAACGGTTCTGGGAGAGATTGGGCATTTACAGAGGTTCCTCTTATACCGATGAAATAATTCAGATGATTATATACCCCCAGGACCATGCGCTCTGCTCGCAAAGCAGCCCCGGCTGTTCTCCCGGTGAGCCGGGTGTGCTTATAGCTTCATATAATATAGGACAGGACGCTGATTCTCTGGGCAACTTTTTACCGATGGAAAAATATCTTTATCTGAGGAACAAAGTTGAAAAGGTCCACGGGCTGCCGCGGTGGTCTTTAGACTTTAATAAAATAGTTTCCGGATTCAAGACCATTAACTGGTCCAGTGAGCCGTATTTCTTCGGTGCATTCCAGTTTTTCCTTCCGGGTCAGCAACGAGACTTTTTATATATATCTACAATCCCCGAATATGGAAACAGAGTGTTTTTCGCCGGAGAACACACTTCACCGAAAAACGGATGGCTTCAGGGGGCACTGCAAAGCGGCATGATTGCAGCTAAAGACATTGCATATTATGGCATAATTCATAAATATCAAAGATGA
- a CDS encoding ABC transporter ATP-binding protein, with the protein MLYWRLTGKENLWYFGQLYGIDNKLLNKRIDYLMKLVGIEEKQDIPVENYSKGMKQRLQIARGLINDPDYIFMDEPTLGLDSVISRELRTHVKNIAETECKGILLTSHYMAEIEELCDYVYILNNGFVLAEGTTSELARYGMSTKTLMLKLDTEKDDALQLISKACRTLDPGAEVKMNQVQGSYIITSSQDMAGCVSAACIQHKLVIKQLYEEAPKLEDAIIKLSKGAWNNEKIS; encoded by the coding sequence ATGCTTTACTGGCGTTTAACGGGAAAGGAAAACCTATGGTATTTCGGGCAGTTATATGGAATAGATAATAAGCTTTTAAACAAGCGCATCGATTATTTGATGAAATTGGTTGGGATTGAAGAAAAACAGGACATACCTGTGGAAAATTATTCAAAGGGCATGAAGCAGCGGCTCCAAATAGCAAGGGGGCTTATTAACGACCCGGATTACATTTTTATGGACGAGCCCACGCTGGGTTTGGATTCTGTTATTTCCAGAGAGTTAAGAACTCATGTAAAAAATATAGCTGAAACTGAATGTAAAGGAATCCTTTTAACCTCTCATTATATGGCTGAAATTGAAGAGCTGTGTGATTATGTATATATTTTAAACAATGGATTTGTGTTGGCTGAAGGGACTACAAGTGAACTTGCCCGATACGGAATGAGCACCAAAACATTGATGCTGAAATTGGATACAGAGAAAGATGATGCCCTTCAGCTTATAAGCAAGGCCTGTCGGACTTTGGATCCAGGTGCCGAGGTTAAGATGAATCAAGTACAGGGCAGCTATATAATTACATCGTCTCAGGACATGGCAGGCTGTGTGTCTGCTGCGTGCATACAGCATAAGCTGGTAATAAAACAGCTGTATGAAGAGGCCCCAAAGCTTGAAGATGCCATCATTAAGCTTTCGAAGGGGGCATGGAACAATGAAAAGATTTCTTAA
- a CDS encoding CBO0543 family protein, with translation MLLFFVPENRIRHAWLIFLFKQLMTWILGLLVVEYDLIEYPVEIFKYANKTSFTFEYFVYPVICVVFNLHYPGKKTLLKQFIYYLYYCTAITVIEIFIEKYTNLIKYIHWSWYLTWITLYITFFASRKFYVWFFKL, from the coding sequence ATGTTATTATTTTTTGTCCCAGAAAATAGAATCCGCCATGCTTGGCTAATTTTTCTCTTTAAACAATTGATGACATGGATATTGGGGTTATTGGTTGTAGAATACGATTTGATTGAATATCCGGTTGAAATATTCAAATATGCAAATAAAACAAGTTTTACATTTGAATATTTTGTTTATCCTGTAATTTGTGTTGTTTTCAACCTTCACTATCCTGGAAAGAAAACTTTGCTAAAACAATTCATATATTATTTATATTATTGTACGGCAATAACTGTAATTGAGATATTTATTGAAAAATACACAAATCTTATTAAGTATATACATTGGTCATGGTATTTAACCTGGATTACCTTATATATAACGTTTTTTGCTTCGAGAAAATTTTATGTGTGGTTCTTTAAACTATAA
- a CDS encoding ABC transporter permease, which translates to MDLAVLTATFKRNFIIQLRAYPKHFFVGNLLTGLYTAIYTFFMYHLFFRGNTKVSFANLTGTTDYMSFVIVGTAVYLYVVRTALNVSRSLITELREGTLESLMMAPFKRVQYFLGNMLQQVLTTSGEVLIMVLLSIPFGLRFSNFNLLSFLFSFIVSLYAFFSISILLACVMLYSRDTYISQNTLFALIFLLCGITFPIQYLPDWAQCIAKLIPVTDAVILIRNAVLLGNSIEMQFERLLYLVSISTFYTLIGFQLLRKIELIALEKIHG; encoded by the coding sequence ATGGATTTAGCAGTACTCACCGCAACCTTCAAGCGGAATTTCATTATCCAGCTCAGGGCATACCCCAAGCATTTCTTTGTGGGGAACCTCCTTACGGGACTTTATACGGCCATTTACACATTTTTTATGTACCATCTCTTTTTTAGAGGCAATACCAAAGTCAGCTTTGCTAATCTTACAGGAACAACCGATTATATGAGCTTTGTTATCGTTGGAACAGCAGTATATTTATATGTCGTCAGAACCGCTCTGAATGTCAGCAGGAGCCTGATTACTGAGTTACGGGAAGGCACATTGGAAAGCCTCATGATGGCACCCTTTAAGCGAGTTCAATACTTTTTAGGAAATATGCTTCAGCAGGTCCTGACAACCAGCGGCGAAGTTTTGATCATGGTGCTTTTAAGCATCCCTTTCGGACTGCGGTTTTCTAATTTCAACTTACTATCTTTCTTATTCTCCTTTATTGTCAGCCTGTATGCTTTCTTCTCGATTTCCATACTGTTAGCCTGTGTAATGTTATATTCCCGTGATACCTATATCTCTCAAAACACACTGTTTGCCTTGATCTTTCTTTTATGCGGCATTACCTTTCCTATCCAATACCTTCCAGATTGGGCCCAATGTATTGCGAAACTGATTCCGGTGACAGATGCCGTTATCCTAATTCGTAATGCTGTATTGCTGGGCAACAGTATTGAAATGCAATTTGAACGGTTGCTTTATCTGGTTTCGATTAGCACGTTTTATACCCTCATCGGTTTTCAGTTGTTACGGAAAATAGAATTGATAGCTCTGGAAAAAATACACGGATAG
- a CDS encoding flavin monoamine oxidase family protein has product MYQYPKILPETPAPNPNNPTDEQRHDMLRTSLNKAGRNDDYTNIIGLLSPSQDITRYANPGEFKGRKVGIIGAGLAGMSAAFELRKLGYDITIFDPVADRIGGRVYTYYFDKEKRLYGEFGATRIPISHETTWHYINLFKLNTIPYINADPNTFTYVRNIRVRNDLEGQNIFHSIYPLFNLPSKEANTPWPELYYKVSRYYLSNLTPEIRKQFLMILPRYDVRFENIINMSIRQALNLYGLSSAAINLITSVMPITGSTIDNSFEGTLNDDYTMDYFNLYRIDGGMANLPLAFYSSLSSPNPPEYPGIPQSALGRITWKRGHAVYGLYKSGTDGKVVVKHRAFPSYTHYEDSFETFDYVICAITMSQLRLVDIQPQFSEGKMEAIKNVVNLDAQKTLFLCKERFWEKQGIFGGSSYTDGISQIISYPQDHTPNMQNSANSFSEPGVLTASYNVGQDAIRLGHAHVSSRYRFVREDVERVHGLPEKYLESIVLDHKTVDWFQEYYAKGAFRALLPGLKTELLYPSSVPEFNNRVFFAGEQVSTKNAWIQGALQTGMSAANDVACYSIIRKHQK; this is encoded by the coding sequence ATGTACCAATATCCAAAGATTCTACCTGAAACCCCCGCACCTAACCCTAATAACCCCACTGATGAACAAAGACATGATATGCTGAGAACATCCCTTAATAAAGCCGGCAGGAATGATGATTATACAAATATCATAGGCCTTTTGTCCCCATCTCAGGATATAACACGCTATGCAAATCCCGGAGAATTCAAAGGCAGAAAGGTAGGTATTATAGGGGCCGGCCTTGCAGGTATGTCTGCTGCATTTGAACTCCGGAAGCTTGGATATGATATTACCATTTTTGACCCTGTTGCCGATCGGATTGGAGGAAGAGTATACACTTACTATTTTGATAAGGAAAAACGATTGTATGGAGAATTTGGCGCCACCAGAATACCTATATCCCACGAAACTACATGGCACTATATCAATCTTTTTAAATTAAATACCATACCTTACATTAATGCAGACCCCAATACCTTTACCTATGTGAGAAATATAAGGGTGAGGAACGACCTTGAGGGGCAAAATATATTCCATAGTATCTATCCATTGTTTAACTTACCTTCAAAGGAAGCAAACACCCCTTGGCCAGAACTTTATTATAAGGTTTCCAGATATTATCTGTCAAATCTGACCCCTGAAATAAGAAAGCAGTTTCTTATGATATTGCCGAGATACGATGTACGTTTTGAAAATATCATTAACATGAGTATCCGCCAGGCATTAAACTTATATGGACTGAGCAGCGCTGCTATAAATCTGATTACAAGCGTTATGCCCATTACAGGGTCCACAATTGACAATAGCTTCGAAGGAACCTTAAATGATGACTATACTATGGATTATTTTAACCTGTACCGCATAGATGGGGGAATGGCAAATCTCCCGCTGGCATTTTATAGTTCCCTATCTTCACCCAACCCTCCGGAATACCCCGGAATACCCCAAAGCGCCCTTGGAAGGATAACCTGGAAAAGAGGGCATGCGGTCTATGGCCTTTACAAGTCAGGCACCGACGGAAAGGTTGTTGTTAAACACAGGGCTTTCCCTTCCTATACTCATTATGAAGATTCATTTGAAACCTTTGACTATGTTATTTGTGCTATCACTATGTCCCAATTAAGGCTGGTGGATATCCAGCCTCAGTTTAGCGAAGGAAAAATGGAGGCTATAAAGAATGTGGTTAATCTCGATGCCCAAAAGACCCTTTTCCTCTGTAAGGAAAGGTTCTGGGAAAAGCAGGGTATTTTTGGAGGTTCATCTTACACCGATGGAATCAGTCAAATAATATCATATCCTCAAGACCATACTCCCAATATGCAAAATAGCGCCAATAGTTTTTCTGAACCAGGTGTGCTGACAGCATCATATAATGTTGGCCAGGATGCCATTAGATTGGGCCATGCCCACGTCTCCAGCCGATATAGATTTGTCCGTGAAGATGTAGAGCGGGTTCATGGGCTCCCGGAAAAATATTTGGAAAGCATTGTACTGGATCATAAAACAGTAGACTGGTTCCAGGAATACTATGCAAAAGGCGCTTTCCGGGCGCTCTTACCGGGACTGAAGACTGAGCTTTTATATCCATCATCAGTTCCCGAATTCAATAACAGAGTATTTTTTGCAGGTGAGCAAGTTTCCACTAAAAATGCATGGATACAGGGAGCGCTGCAAACCGGCATGTCCGCTGCAAATGACGTTGCCTGCTATTCTATAATCCGTAAACATCAAAAGTGA
- a CDS encoding Ppx/GppA phosphatase family protein, giving the protein MLLGAMDIGTNSTRLLIADVDGEVKRIEKHTIITRLGKMVDQSKRLGQEGIDKNINALLRFKELCLSYGIRDVYAIATSAVRDASNRYEFISAVKRETGIDIEVISGEKEAQLGFLGASSVVKEGYCLICDIGGGSTELILGLDGKVIKGQSIDIGSVRITERFSGLNTSEDNIKNAYEYIKAIVNSAVDDIKTIKNISLVGIGGTVTTLAAIDMGLTTYDIDRVHEYKLNKNRVDAIFSRFISLSLEERYNIPGLQRERADVIPMGTLILKTVMEVTNLYSITVSEKDNLDGLLIDRCI; this is encoded by the coding sequence ATGTTACTCGGAGCAATGGATATCGGAACTAATTCAACCAGGCTTCTTATAGCCGATGTAGATGGGGAAGTAAAAAGAATAGAAAAGCATACTATCATAACGAGATTGGGCAAAATGGTGGACCAAAGCAAACGTTTAGGTCAAGAGGGCATTGATAAAAATATAAATGCCCTATTAAGGTTTAAGGAGTTATGCTTATCTTATGGCATAAGAGATGTATATGCTATTGCCACCAGTGCCGTAAGAGATGCGTCGAACAGGTATGAATTTATCAGCGCCGTAAAGAGAGAGACGGGCATTGATATAGAAGTAATATCTGGTGAGAAAGAAGCACAGTTGGGTTTTTTAGGGGCCTCCTCCGTAGTCAAAGAAGGCTATTGTCTTATATGCGACATAGGGGGAGGGAGTACGGAGCTGATACTAGGATTGGATGGCAAGGTAATTAAAGGGCAAAGTATTGATATAGGTTCCGTAAGGATAACTGAAAGATTTTCAGGTCTGAATACATCGGAAGATAACATAAAAAATGCCTATGAATATATAAAAGCCATCGTCAATAGCGCGGTAGATGATATTAAAACAATTAAAAACATAAGTCTCGTAGGTATAGGAGGCACCGTAACAACCCTTGCAGCCATAGATATGGGACTGACAACATACGATATAGACAGGGTACATGAGTATAAGCTTAATAAGAATAGGGTCGATGCCATTTTTTCGCGATTTATAAGCTTAAGTCTGGAGGAAAGATATAATATTCCAGGTCTTCAAAGAGAAAGAGCCGATGTAATACCCATGGGTACTTTGATACTTAAAACAGTCATGGAAGTAACTAATTTATACTCAATTACAGTGAGCGAAAAGGACAATCTTGACGGATTGCTTATTGATAGGTGCATTTAG
- a CDS encoding FtsB family cell division protein gives MKKRRFKVRFVMILAIICYFGYILFDQQAMMVKYKKEIEQLNAEKMSIEETNANLQDEIDFAQTKEYKERMAREKMGLIMPGEKTYVIKEE, from the coding sequence ATGAAGAAGAGAAGATTTAAAGTCAGATTTGTAATGATTTTAGCCATAATATGTTATTTCGGATACATACTCTTTGATCAACAGGCTATGATGGTAAAGTATAAAAAAGAAATAGAGCAATTAAATGCTGAAAAGATGAGTATTGAGGAAACCAATGCCAATCTTCAGGATGAGATAGATTTTGCCCAGACCAAGGAATATAAAGAGCGAATGGCAAGGGAGAAAATGGGCCTTATTATGCCCGGAGAAAAAACTTACGTTATCAAGGAGGAGTGA
- a CDS encoding GGDEF domain-containing protein, translated as MRWCFYKSAPAIISASGFIFSLFIYMAVKYLPPDADLLLWATVIFTQTLSGLMFGLLIKKLHDRSNSDSLTGLKNRRYFYNRLAHEMGRLKKVKSSVSLAVIDVDNFKNINDTYGHVEGDRVLAELASIFKTHARAKDIVVRWGGEEFAIILPDTDCEGAKAYAERIRSVVENHSFPCKVTICIGITCTEIDMDMDKFVAMADQALYKAKEKKNRVVSMKGQLLLK; from the coding sequence ATGAGATGGTGTTTCTACAAATCAGCCCCTGCTATTATATCGGCATCAGGCTTTATTTTTAGTTTATTTATTTACATGGCCGTTAAATACTTGCCGCCAGACGCAGACTTGTTGTTATGGGCAACTGTCATATTCACTCAGACACTTTCAGGGTTGATGTTCGGACTGTTAATTAAAAAGCTGCATGACCGCTCCAACAGCGACTCATTAACGGGCTTAAAGAACAGGCGTTATTTTTACAACAGGCTTGCACATGAAATGGGACGCTTGAAAAAGGTTAAATCATCTGTATCTCTTGCAGTTATTGACGTGGACAATTTTAAAAATATTAACGATACTTATGGACACGTTGAAGGTGACAGGGTTTTAGCAGAGCTTGCAAGCATTTTCAAGACACACGCAAGGGCGAAAGACATTGTTGTAAGATGGGGCGGTGAGGAATTTGCGATCATACTGCCTGATACTGACTGTGAAGGGGCAAAAGCATATGCTGAACGTATAAGGAGTGTAGTTGAAAATCATAGTTTTCCCTGTAAAGTTACAATTTGCATCGGTATTACCTGTACGGAAATTGATATGGATATGGATAAGTTTGTAGCTATGGCAGACCAAGCATTATATAAAGCTAAAGAGAAGAAAAACAGAGTAGTAAGCATGAAAGGGCAGCTTCTGTTGAAGTAG
- a CDS encoding S1 domain-containing RNA-binding protein, whose translation MTLKVGSIVEGTVVNITNFGAFIELIGGKTGLVHISEVSNTFVKDIRNFLKERDKVKVKVISVEDDGKVSLSIKQAQDKNDKKSLRPIEIDWDKERSKSIPLSFEDRLSKFMKDSEERFQDIKKNQDAKRGGGYSRRGSSY comes from the coding sequence ATGACCCTGAAGGTAGGTAGTATCGTAGAGGGAACTGTTGTAAACATTACAAATTTCGGAGCATTTATCGAGCTCATTGGCGGAAAAACAGGTCTTGTGCATATTTCAGAGGTTTCCAACACCTTTGTCAAGGATATACGCAATTTCTTGAAGGAAAGAGACAAGGTAAAGGTAAAAGTGATTTCCGTAGAAGATGATGGTAAAGTAAGTCTCTCTATTAAACAAGCGCAGGATAAAAATGATAAAAAATCTTTAAGGCCTATAGAAATTGATTGGGATAAGGAAAGAAGCAAATCAATTCCTCTGTCCTTCGAGGATAGGCTGTCAAAGTTTATGAAAGACAGCGAAGAGCGTTTCCAGGATATCAAAAAGAATCAGGATGCCAAAAGAGGCGGAGGTTATAGCAGGAGAGGTTCATCATATTAA
- a CDS encoding ABC transporter permease yields MKRFLKSVTAEAIKQHKNYFHSKMIYVPLSLWPLISFVSAYYSFKPFSIENAQIPYLNEENLILFILIGYLCMSFFRSLVQSAWFFSFERESGTLELIYLTPVNRMSIILGNALSSVFESVWVMAVFAGGILFLKQHDLNLNIPAALAAAALMMLMAVSWGLFLNSLFLFSRDTGFLFTILEEPMEIFSGVKIPTVLFPLWAKMISLIFPLTYAVEAMRGVFLNSESIYDLRTFIGTSTCIILVLFLISGVCLLLGERHAKKTGNMSLF; encoded by the coding sequence ATGAAAAGATTTCTTAAATCGGTAACTGCGGAAGCCATCAAGCAGCACAAGAATTACTTCCACAGCAAAATGATTTATGTGCCCTTGTCCCTTTGGCCGCTTATAAGCTTTGTTTCGGCATATTATAGTTTTAAGCCCTTCTCCATTGAAAATGCCCAAATACCTTATTTAAACGAAGAAAACCTTATTTTGTTTATATTAATTGGTTATTTATGTATGAGTTTTTTCAGATCTCTGGTTCAATCGGCATGGTTTTTTTCATTTGAAAGGGAGTCGGGTACGCTGGAACTGATTTATCTCACACCTGTCAACCGGATGAGTATCATCCTGGGCAACGCGCTGTCGTCGGTTTTTGAAAGCGTTTGGGTGATGGCAGTTTTTGCAGGAGGTATATTGTTTCTTAAGCAGCATGATTTGAACTTAAATATTCCGGCAGCTTTAGCTGCAGCTGCTTTGATGATGCTGATGGCAGTTAGTTGGGGACTATTTTTAAATTCATTATTCCTGTTCTCAAGGGATACAGGCTTTCTTTTTACAATTTTGGAAGAACCAATGGAGATTTTTTCAGGTGTGAAAATACCTACTGTGCTTTTTCCGCTGTGGGCAAAAATGATCAGCCTGATATTCCCACTGACTTATGCCGTTGAAGCCATGCGCGGTGTCTTTTTAAATAGCGAGAGTATTTATGATTTAAGGACTTTCATTGGAACCAGCACATGCATTATTCTGGTATTATTTCTTATTTCGGGCGTATGTTTGCTGCTGGGAGAAAGGCATGCAAAAAAGACCGGAAACATGTCGCTTTTTTAG
- a CDS encoding helix-turn-helix domain-containing protein has protein sequence MNDIVKLVGERIRNLRNERNWSQEELAHRANMHRSHLGEIERGETSVTVESIAKIAGAFEMTLEEVFKHLQPSFENKDNTTLTLLMNRINNLSTDNQKTMLDLIDLLQHWKA, from the coding sequence ATGAATGACATTGTAAAATTAGTAGGTGAAAGAATACGTAATTTACGGAATGAACGAAACTGGAGTCAGGAAGAACTGGCACATAGGGCAAATATGCACCGTTCCCATTTAGGGGAAATTGAGCGTGGTGAAACAAGTGTGACTGTTGAAAGTATAGCTAAGATCGCGGGCGCTTTTGAAATGACCCTTGAGGAGGTCTTCAAACATTTGCAGCCTTCCTTTGAAAACAAGGATAACACCACATTGACCCTTTTAATGAACAGGATCAATAATTTAAGTACTGACAATCAAAAGACCATGCTTGATCTTATAGACCTTCTTCAGCATTGGAAAGCATAG
- a CDS encoding ATP-binding cassette domain-containing protein, protein MIIAENLKKTYETKIRKGFLKSEKTTIEAVKELNMELKRGKIVGLLGVNGAGKTTSIKMLSTLLLPTSGTISVDGIDAVKNPMEVKKKINMVAGVRGCFTGV, encoded by the coding sequence ATGATTATTGCTGAAAATCTGAAAAAGACTTATGAAACCAAAATAAGGAAAGGCTTTTTAAAGTCGGAAAAAACCACCATTGAAGCCGTAAAGGAGCTGAACATGGAGCTTAAAAGAGGTAAAATCGTCGGGTTGTTGGGTGTAAACGGCGCCGGTAAGACGACGAGTATAAAAATGCTATCAACATTGCTTTTACCTACCTCTGGAACTATTTCGGTAGATGGCATCGATGCCGTCAAAAATCCTATGGAAGTAAAAAAGAAAATCAATATGGTGGCGGGGGTGAGAGGATGCTTTACTGGCGTTTAA
- a CDS encoding aspartyl-phosphate phosphatase Spo0E family protein, which translates to MVLLFPERWMKGIDDMITIAEKVDILKRQLNSLISNGNLDNPLVLEISQELDKTIVEFYTLQSSTEDTLYCRKQVV; encoded by the coding sequence ATGGTTTTACTATTTCCTGAAAGATGGATGAAAGGAATTGACGATATGATTACAATTGCTGAAAAAGTAGATATTCTAAAGCGTCAATTAAATTCTCTCATAAGCAATGGAAATTTAGACAATCCCTTAGTATTGGAAATAAGCCAGGAATTAGACAAAACCATCGTAGAGTTTTACACATTACAGAGCAGTACAGAGGATACTCTCTATTGCAGGAAACAGGTGGTTTAA
- a CDS encoding ArsR/SmtB family transcription factor, translating into MPSKLKTDIVELGGKTEEWCVIMDLCNCYEACDDFNIIAAINFLEDLPLTSFHEAYAKYNNITECTDEKVKSKITGVLKEYYFTCFEKEIRYVEPLLVRNLRRESEQCRHSGILKYIAKLHNRIEITNDAFLFHKYKLFTVPFTSFSRIVVRISSYIDPHLLMDYEQDMVQFTIRMHLNKGEESVPRDLLRVVKALSDETRLKILRRIFKQRETTQSLAAELKLTEACVSKHLKLLYEAGVLYKERSGNYIYYYLNTSAIDKIPWAIYEYMG; encoded by the coding sequence ATGCCATCGAAGCTTAAAACCGATATTGTGGAATTGGGCGGGAAAACAGAAGAATGGTGCGTTATTATGGATCTTTGTAACTGTTATGAAGCATGCGATGATTTCAACATTATAGCTGCAATAAACTTCCTGGAGGACTTGCCCTTGACCAGCTTCCACGAAGCTTATGCCAAATACAACAACATAACCGAGTGCACCGATGAGAAAGTGAAAAGTAAGATAACCGGCGTATTGAAAGAATATTACTTTACCTGCTTTGAAAAAGAAATCCGTTATGTTGAACCCTTACTTGTAAGGAATCTCCGGCGAGAATCGGAACAATGCAGGCATTCAGGCATATTGAAATATATAGCAAAGCTGCATAATCGGATTGAAATTACTAATGATGCCTTTTTATTTCATAAATACAAACTGTTCACGGTACCTTTTACCAGTTTCAGCAGAATTGTGGTGCGAATAAGCTCCTATATCGATCCTCATTTACTCATGGATTATGAACAGGATATGGTGCAGTTTACAATCAGGATGCACCTGAATAAAGGTGAGGAATCGGTACCGAGGGATTTACTCCGCGTCGTAAAAGCGCTTTCCGATGAAACAAGGCTGAAAATTCTAAGGAGGATTTTTAAACAAAGAGAGACGACCCAGAGCCTTGCAGCCGAATTAAAGCTCACCGAGGCATGCGTATCAAAACATTTGAAGCTGCTTTATGAAGCAGGAGTCCTGTATAAGGAGCGAAGCGGCAACTATATCTATTATTATTTGAACACATCAGCCATTGACAAAATCCCATGGGCGATATATGAATATATGGGGTAA